A part of Streptococcus porcinus genomic DNA contains:
- a CDS encoding ImmA/IrrE family metallo-endopeptidase, which translates to MFDKYIFDTYYEQIVKTVKGFIFNNKDNTDLSTYMVPEPNGFIEFDNFELYKINYEIINNCELNLEIIVIADVIVRQYIKGEMEVDTKTKFVSVYAEVELDAGIKNFRIYNTEFKSDQYKKSRNLKLSKDWVPYIRKKDFDDIAEKFLRKYYPQALTQPTPVPVETIVSEMGLSIHQEKLTIDNSVFGKMVFKDTDVEVIEDEQLVSKHFNKGSILVDKDVVFKRNVGSYNNTVIHECVHWELHKVFHEVKMVLDKDHSQVSSWTEENLADSSMWTSLDWMEWQANGIAPRILMPKVQTRIKIRELFQTLTLVNPDISRSELVQEVVDNLATFFEVSRQAAKIRMIDLGFKEANGVYNYLDDRYMHNFAFELEAFDKGSSYTITSNDLCFEYCFNESFRQIIDRNMFIYVDNHLCLKDKKFIYMTKDGPIMTDYAYEHMDECCLIFKVKSKNFTSISNETYYDYVLNRGVIKESEIKADFVDILQNPSLMAQLPPLDMMKLGKKISELLKELPFEFSGTLRSHRKRKNCTQPFLAKLVGITERTLRDYETLEDNLPRLELTLSFCFALKLRPELSDDMIKKAGHQLTISPPHQVYKMLLSTSYYKPLSEINSILQAAKMKTL; encoded by the coding sequence ATGTTCGATAAATATATTTTTGATACCTACTATGAGCAAATAGTCAAAACTGTTAAAGGATTTATTTTTAATAATAAAGATAATACTGATTTGTCTACATACATGGTGCCAGAACCGAATGGTTTTATTGAGTTTGATAATTTTGAGTTATATAAGATAAACTATGAAATTATTAATAATTGCGAATTAAATCTTGAAATCATTGTGATTGCTGATGTAATTGTTCGGCAGTATATCAAAGGTGAGATGGAGGTTGATACTAAAACTAAGTTTGTGTCTGTATATGCTGAAGTCGAACTTGATGCTGGTATCAAAAACTTTCGAATTTACAATACAGAATTTAAATCAGATCAGTACAAAAAGTCCCGAAACTTAAAATTGAGTAAAGACTGGGTTCCATATATAAGGAAGAAGGACTTTGATGATATTGCTGAAAAATTCTTAAGGAAGTACTATCCTCAAGCCCTGACTCAACCAACCCCTGTTCCAGTTGAGACAATAGTTTCTGAAATGGGACTGTCTATCCATCAAGAGAAACTAACTATAGATAATTCAGTTTTCGGGAAAATGGTTTTTAAAGATACTGATGTTGAGGTCATAGAGGATGAGCAGTTAGTTTCTAAGCATTTTAACAAAGGGAGTATCCTTGTAGATAAGGATGTTGTTTTCAAACGGAATGTAGGTTCGTATAACAATACGGTCATCCATGAATGTGTTCACTGGGAACTCCATAAAGTATTTCACGAAGTCAAGATGGTACTTGATAAAGACCACTCACAAGTTAGTAGCTGGACAGAAGAAAATTTAGCTGATTCTAGTATGTGGACGTCGCTTGACTGGATGGAGTGGCAAGCTAATGGAATTGCTCCCCGAATTCTTATGCCCAAAGTCCAAACTAGAATAAAGATTAGGGAGCTATTTCAAACTTTGACATTGGTTAATCCTGATATAAGTCGTTCTGAATTAGTGCAAGAAGTGGTAGACAACTTAGCTACTTTCTTTGAGGTATCTAGACAGGCTGCTAAAATTAGAATGATTGATTTAGGATTTAAGGAAGCAAATGGTGTATATAATTATCTTGATGATAGATATATGCATAACTTTGCTTTTGAACTTGAAGCATTTGATAAAGGAAGTAGTTATACTATTACTTCAAATGACTTGTGTTTTGAGTATTGTTTTAACGAGAGTTTTAGACAGATTATTGATAGAAATATGTTTATTTACGTTGATAACCATCTTTGTTTAAAGGATAAGAAATTTATTTATATGACAAAAGATGGGCCAATTATGACTGACTATGCTTACGAGCACATGGATGAATGTTGTCTAATCTTTAAAGTAAAGTCTAAAAATTTCACCTCGATTTCTAATGAGACATACTATGATTATGTACTGAATAGAGGCGTAATAAAGGAAAGTGAGATTAAGGCTGACTTTGTAGATATTCTCCAGAATCCAAGCTTGATGGCTCAGCTCCCTCCACTGGATATGATGAAACTCGGGAAAAAAATCTCTGAATTATTGAAAGAACTACCTTTTGAATTTTCTGGGACATTACGTAGTCATAGAAAGCGAAAAAATTGCACACAACCATTTTTGGCTAAGCTAGTCGGAATTACAGAACGAACGTTGAGAGATTATGAAACACTAGAAGATAATTTACCAAGGCTTGAGTTAACATTGTCATTTTGTTTTGCTTTAAAATTAAGACCTGAACTTAGT
- a CDS encoding collagen-flanked surface repeat-containing protein yields the protein MLRKYKQRNYDVAHTKQRFSIKKFKFGAASVLVGLTFLGMSSHSVLADESSIMSTEVPQTAGVKPEVTVTQPTSDVTSLVTDTSTSAVLSTDASHSNPTGSAEHAVGMNAEDVAVPETQDKEANKTLQVASSSTSELTAENKDSEIAISSSEQVEVVKDDETETQRASNSHLSNVKDLDIENLTFAGLEKLGLSESEKTVLLNKVTEQTLNQTNSVLTEEEKRLLVNFSEDEKNFYIRNKLGKADLPTPLVLAVVEPESNGQYKAHGDGKATYFSGAHYDVVATPNRDANKMDFEIVYKLDGISTNSGAHAADFAIQFGRGFSPTPTISGSYQLGKNSIPVVLKEGGRASSLLGYIPTSPIPYTNAIAKTEPLRIVFSVPVNNWDDDLSIDGTIAMFSEDHSTNTTRDFFSTDNYFGKNPNVAIDANPSFREKVQELQPLAFPIPYQTEYEFVEIEGQPVGFYREIQTGMNGLMEIPVQRVVYVGSDNVEQDRGYRYGTPSVKKQPQNKKIQINIKSQNNSTNPSATIDVTTQRKQGTVDNGQGPQVMGTEITFRDKIDGKVIKTVFIPDGLTGEQGPAGPAGERGEQGPAGPAGERGEQGPAGPAGEDGLSPTITTKPGADGNSTDVTITIPGKEDTTINIKNGRDGLDGKTPKVDSLRLEEQGITVLTFYIDKDDDGKYTPGVDDIIQSELIKDGKDGVSPKVTVTPGKDKDGQPGHTITIQKPDGSTEDVFIKDGKDGKDGKDGKDGKTPTVEQTPIKDASGKTIGTTIIVKDGDGKEVSRSNILNGKDGVSPKVTVTPGKDKDGQPGHTITIQKPDGSTEDVFIKDGKDGKDGKDGKDGKDGKDGKTPTVEQTPIKDASGKTIGTTIIVKDGDGKEVSRSNILNGKDGVSPKVTVTPGKDKDGQPGHTITIQKPDGSTEDVFIKDGKDGKDGKDGDCACKPEVPGKPEVPGKPEVPGKPEVPGKPEVPGKPEVPGKPEVPGKPEVPGKPEVPGKPEVPGKPEVPGKPEVPGKPEVPGESTLIPLKVNYTSGERLENQELPSTGESNNPLILLGALGLLTGAYMMNSKKKED from the coding sequence ATGCTTAGGAAGTATAAGCAAAGAAATTATGATGTCGCACATACGAAACAGCGTTTTTCGATTAAGAAATTCAAATTTGGTGCAGCATCGGTACTGGTTGGATTGACATTTCTAGGAATGAGTAGTCATTCTGTTTTGGCGGATGAGTCAAGTATTATGAGTACGGAGGTACCACAAACAGCTGGTGTAAAACCGGAAGTTACTGTTACACAGCCTACTTCAGATGTAACAAGTCTTGTGACAGATACGTCAACTTCAGCAGTGTTATCAACGGATGCATCTCATTCTAATCCTACAGGATCAGCGGAGCATGCTGTAGGTATGAATGCTGAAGATGTAGCGGTACCAGAGACACAAGACAAAGAAGCAAATAAAACGTTGCAAGTTGCATCTTCTTCCACATCTGAATTGACAGCAGAAAATAAGGATTCAGAAATTGCAATATCATCTAGCGAGCAGGTAGAAGTCGTAAAAGATGACGAAACAGAGACTCAAAGAGCCTCAAACAGTCATCTATCAAATGTTAAGGATTTAGACATTGAAAATCTGACTTTTGCTGGTTTGGAAAAATTAGGTCTTTCAGAATCAGAGAAGACAGTTCTATTGAATAAAGTTACTGAGCAAACTCTGAATCAGACTAATAGTGTTTTAACTGAAGAAGAAAAAAGATTACTAGTAAATTTTAGTGAAGATGAAAAGAATTTTTACATCCGAAATAAGTTAGGAAAGGCTGATTTACCAACTCCTCTAGTTTTAGCAGTAGTTGAACCAGAATCAAATGGTCAATACAAAGCTCACGGTGATGGAAAAGCAACGTATTTTAGTGGAGCACACTATGATGTAGTAGCTACTCCAAATAGGGATGCTAATAAAATGGACTTTGAGATAGTCTATAAGCTGGATGGAATTTCTACTAATAGTGGAGCTCATGCAGCTGACTTTGCAATTCAATTTGGTAGAGGGTTTAGTCCTACTCCTACAATTAGTGGTAGTTACCAACTAGGGAAAAATAGCATTCCAGTAGTATTGAAAGAGGGAGGTCGGGCCAGCTCTTTATTAGGGTATATTCCTACATCACCAATACCTTATACAAATGCAATTGCTAAGACTGAACCATTAAGGATCGTATTTTCTGTACCAGTAAATAACTGGGATGATGACCTTAGTATTGATGGGACAATTGCTATGTTTAGCGAAGATCATTCAACTAATACCACTAGAGACTTTTTTTCAACGGATAACTATTTTGGAAAAAATCCTAATGTAGCAATAGATGCAAACCCTTCATTCCGTGAAAAAGTTCAAGAATTACAGCCACTGGCATTTCCAATACCATATCAGACAGAATATGAGTTTGTTGAAATTGAGGGGCAACCAGTTGGTTTTTATCGGGAAATCCAAACTGGAATGAATGGTCTAATGGAAATTCCAGTTCAAAGAGTAGTCTATGTTGGTTCTGATAATGTTGAACAAGATAGAGGCTATAGATATGGAACACCTAGTGTAAAGAAACAGCCACAGAATAAAAAGATTCAAATTAATATTAAATCTCAAAATAACTCAACTAATCCGTCAGCGACTATTGATGTTACAACTCAACGTAAACAAGGAACAGTAGATAATGGGCAAGGTCCTCAAGTAATGGGAACTGAGATTACTTTCAGAGATAAAATTGATGGAAAGGTAATCAAAACAGTATTTATTCCAGACGGCTTAACCGGTGAACAAGGTCCAGCCGGTCCAGCCGGAGAACGTGGCGAACAAGGTCCAGCCGGTCCAGCCGGAGAACGTGGTGAACAAGGTCCAGCCGGTCCAGCCGGTGAAGATGGACTATCTCCAACAATTACAACTAAACCAGGAGCAGATGGTAATAGCACTGATGTCACAATTACTATTCCAGGTAAGGAAGATACAACCATTAATATCAAAAATGGACGTGATGGATTAGACGGAAAAACCCCGAAAGTTGATAGTCTCAGATTAGAAGAACAAGGAATTACAGTACTTACTTTCTATATCGACAAAGATGATGATGGAAAATATACGCCTGGCGTTGATGATATCATACAATCAGAACTCATCAAAGATGGTAAAGATGGTGTAAGTCCAAAAGTTACTGTGACACCAGGTAAAGACAAAGACGGTCAACCAGGTCATACTATCACTATCCAAAAACCAGACGGAAGCACCGAAGATGTCTTCATCAAAGATGGTAAAGATGGTAAAGATGGTAAAGATGGTAAAGATGGTAAAACACCAACCGTTGAGCAAACTCCAATTAAGGATGCTTCAGGTAAAACTATTGGAACTACTATCATTGTGAAAGATGGCGACGGTAAGGAAGTCTCTCGTAGTAACATCTTAAACGGTAAAGATGGCGTAAGTCCAAAAGTTACTGTGACACCAGGTAAAGACAAAGACGGTCAACCAGGTCATACTATCACTATCCAAAAACCAGACGGAAGCACCGAAGATGTCTTCATCAAAGATGGTAAAGATGGTAAAGATGGTAAAGATGGTAAAGATGGTAAAGATGGTAAAGATGGTAAAACACCAACCGTTGAGCAAACTCCAATTAAGGATGCTTCAGGTAAAACTATTGGAACTACTATCATTGTGAAAGATGGCGACGGTAAGGAAGTCTCTCGTAGTAACATCTTAAACGGTAAAGATGGCGTAAGTCCAAAAGTTACTGTGACACCAGGTAAAGACAAAGACGGTCAACCAGGTCATACTATCACTATCCAAAAACCAGACGGAAGCACCGAAGATGTCTTCATCAAAGATGGTAAAGATGGTAAAGATGGTAAAGATGGTGATTGTGCTTGTAAACCAGAAGTACCAGGTAAACCAGAAGTACCAGGCAAACCAGAAGTGCCAGGTAAGCCAGAAGTACCAGGCAAACCAGAAGTGCCAGGTAAGCCAGAAGTACCAGGTAAACCAGAAGTACCAGGTAAGCCAGAAGTACCAGGCAAACCAGAAGTGCCAGGTAAGCCAGAAGTACCAGGCAAACCAGAAGTACCAGGTAAGCCAGAAGTACCAGGTAAACCAGAAGTACCAGGTGAATCTACTTTAATACCTCTAAAAGTGAATTATACTTCAGGTGAGAGATTGGAAAACCAAGAATTACCTTCCACTGGAGAGTCAAATAATCCACTTATATTACTTGGTGCATTGGGGTTACTAACTGGGGCATATATGATGAACTCTAAGAAAAAAGAGGATTAA